Proteins from a single region of Neodiprion virginianus isolate iyNeoVirg1 chromosome 4, iyNeoVirg1.1, whole genome shotgun sequence:
- the LOC124302954 gene encoding probable DNA mismatch repair protein Msh6, translating to MPKVNTLFNYFTSPKTDKRLVKETSSPQRESPKSNGDQKGRGARGLKAGKENSNKENKRRTPTSRHQIKSSSVATRKRSSNKETEEDETSRPKRRRLIIPSDNSDDSGDDYKPTEDDASSSEFSASEADSESEALSSGVESDEETPKKKRNIEPKSAAPKKNSRGKTQVKSELKNSDPPSQTTGNSSVNTQGWSHLKYDFLQTNKIKDIHQRPPSDPNYDPRTLYVPHYFKINQTPAMKQWWEMKCKNFDCVIFFKVGKFYELYHMDAVTGVNELGLSYMRGEFAHSGFPEIAYSRFASSLIEKGYKVARVEQTENPEMMSARVSKMSQVTKFDKVVKREICQISSKGTRVFTAQDSETSTASSTYLLSIVEKFNPSTPTSIYGVCFIDTSIGGFHLGQFEDDRHSSRLLTLVSHFPPSQVIYERGGISERTNKILNTMLATALKEPLQRETQFWSAATTLKKLHEGEYFKSEFNSDFTWPEGLKPYLSDGDSLGLTAADNMELAISALGGCVFHLKECFIDQQLLAQGRFESWIPPDHEDRQSSGKFANNMVLDAITINNLRILGGPGSLISMLDHCCTPFGKRLLREWICRPSCRKSEIMQRQQAVTELIDKIEIMQNVRGSLAPLPDLERLLSKIHAQGNFAKGQSHPDARAIMYESKTYSKRRILDFTNALHGFEEASKIIDSIGDVKCDLLKRCIKHHPEGDFPELEEMLNYFKSAFNQEEAKKEGCIIPKPGVDSEYDAVLEEVSEIKRDLEKYLEQQRKHFGVKVNYFGTEKKRFQIEVPDSQLRKVTTDYELQSQRKGFRRYYTAEAKELLERQIAAETNKDKVLKDISRRIFAKFSEKYDVWCSAVYQLATLDVLTAFAEYSQSAEMSVPVIEDLMSEKSAFIDIRDGRHPCVTSDDFIPNDTLLGTEDSASLVILTGPNMGGKSTVMRQVGLLTIMAQIGCHIPASSCRLTLVDRIFTRLGANDDILTGQSTFFVELSETATILQHATPNSLVLVDELGRGTSTYDGTAIAASVVGALKERKCRTLFSTHYHALVEDYKLDKNVSLSHMACMVETEEEEEVSQETVTFLYKLSKGACPKSYGFNAARLAGISSKITLKAHEIASKLENEVNQRHFLVALFKGKSDLKTLLAALK from the exons ATGCCGAAGGTTAATACGCTATTCAATTACTTTACGTCACCCAAAACGGACAAGCGACTCGTCAAAGAAACGTCGAGTCCCCAACGAGAATCTCCCAAATCGAATGGCGATCAAAAAGGAAGAGGTGCGCGTG GTCTAAAAGCAggtaaagaaaattcaaataaagaaaacaaaagaagaacTCCGACTAGCAGGCACCAAATCAAATCCTCAAGTGTGGCAACCAGAAAAAGATCTTCAAACAAGGAGACAGAAGAAGATGAGACCAGCCGGCCAAAGAGAAGACGATTGATAATACCATCTGACAACAGTGATGATTCAGGAGACGACTACAAACCTA CTGAAGACGATGCTAGTTCTTCCGAATTTTCTGCCTCAGAAGCTGATAGTGAGTCTGAAGCTTTATCTTCTGGCGTTGAAAGTGATGAAGAAACTCCCAAG aaaaaaaggaatattGAACCAAAAAGCGCTGCGCCGAAAAAAAACAGTCGTGGAAAAACCCAG GTGAAATCTGAACTGAAAAATTCTGATCCCCCCAGTCAGACAACTGGTAACAGTTCAGTTAATACACAAGGTTGGAGTCATTTGAAATACGACTTCCTTCAGACGAATAAAATCAAAGATATACACCAAAGGCCTCCAAGCGATCCAAACTATGATCCAAGAACTCTTTACGTGccacattatttcaaaatcaatcaGACTCCt GCTATGAAACAGTGGTGGGAAATGAAATGTAAGAATTTTGACTGTGTAATCTTTTTTAAAGTTGGGAAATTTTATGAGTTGTATCATATGGATGCAGTTACTGGTGTTAACGAACTTGGCCTATCATATATGCGT GGGGAATTTGCACATTCTGGCTTTCCAGAAATAGCATATAGTCGATTTGCATCAAGCTTGATAGAGAAGGGATACAAAGTAGCTAGAGTTGAACAAACCGAGAATCCAGAGATGATGTCAGCCAGAGTCAGTAAGA TGTCTCAAGTTACGAAGTTTGACAAAGTTGTGAAAAGAGAGATATGTCAAATTAGCAGTAAAGGTACGAGAGTATTCACTGCACAGGATAGCGAAACCTCTACTGCAAGTTCAACTTACTTGCTCTCAAtagtagaaaaatttaatccaTCAACACCCACGTCAATTTATGGTGTCTGCTTTATCGATACTTCAATTGGTGGTTTTCATCTTGGACAATTTGAAGATGATCGTCATAGTTCGAGGCTGTTGACGCTAGTTTCCCATTTTCCTCCGTCACAG GTTATTTATGAACGTGGTGGTATATCAGAGagaacgaataaaatattgaataccATGCTGGCTACTGCACTCAAGGAGCCACTGCAACGGGAGACGCAATTTTGGTCTGCTGCTACTACCCTCAAA AAACTACACGAAGgagaatatttcaaatcaGAGTTTAATTCTGATTTTACCTGGCCAGAAGGTTTGAAGCCATATTTAAGTGATG GAGACAGTTTAGGACTCACTGCTGCTGATAATATGGAGCTAGCCATATCTGCATTGGGGGGATGTGTATTTCATCTAAAAGAATGTTTCATAGATCAGCAATTACTTGCCCAAGGACGTTTCGAATCTTGGATCCCTCCTGATCATGAGGATCGGCAAAGTTCAGGAAAATTTGCCAACAATATG gtACTGGATGccattacaataaataatctgAGAATCCTTGGAGGGCCTGGTTCGCTCATATCAATGTTGGATCATTGCTGCACCCCGTTTGGTAAACG ATTGTTACGCGAATGGATTTGCCGACCATCTTGCCGCAAATCTGAAATAATGCAACGGCAGCAAGCAGTTACCGAGctaattgataaaattgaaattatgcaAAATGTTCGCGGCTCATTAGCTCCCCTCCCAGACCTTGAGAGATTACTGAGCAA AATACATGCTCAAGGTAATTTTGCAAAGGGACAAAGTCATCCGGATGCAAGAGCTATCATGTATGAAAGTAAAACGTATTCTAAACGAAGAATCCTGGACTTTACAAACGCGCTTCATGGATTTGAGGAAGCttcaaaaattatagattCAATCGGTG ACGTAAAATGCGATCTACTAAAACGGTGCATTAAGCACCATCCTGAGGGTGACTTTCCTGAATTGGAAGAGATGCTAAATTACTTCAAG AGTGCTTTTAATCAAGAAGAAGCAAAGAAAGAAGGATGTATTATACCTAAACCTGGAGTCGACTCAGAGTATGATGCAGTACTCGAAGAAGTGTCTGAAATAAAACGAGATCTAGAAAAATACTTGGAACAACAGAGAAAACATTTCGGAGTAAAGGTGAATTACTTCGGTACTGAGAAAAAACGTTTTCAAATTGAAGTTCCCGATTCCCAATTGAGGAAAGTTACCACAGATTATGAACTTCAGTCACAGCGCAAAGGTTTCAGACGCTATTACACTGCTGAAGCCAAA GAGCTTTTGGAAAGACAGATTGCCGCAGAAACTAACAAAGACAAAGTGCTAAAAGATATAAGCAGAAGGATATTTGCTAAATTTAGCGAAAAATACGATGTATGGTGTTCGGCTGTCTACCAATTGGCTACACTAGACGTCCTCACTGCATTTGCTGAATATTCCCAAAGCGCCGAGATGTCTGTCCCTGTAATAGAAGATCTTATGAGTGAAAAAAGC GCTTTTATTGACATAAGAGATGGGAGGCATCCGTGTGTTACATCTGACGACTTTATACCAAATGACACTTTATTGGGAACAGAAGATTCCGCGTCACTTGTCATTCTAACTGGGCCTAATATGGGAGGAAAGTCAACTGTAATGCGTCAAGTTGGTCTCCTTACAATCATGGCCCAAATT GGTTGTCATATTCCCGCAAGTTCATGCCGATTGACATTAGTCGATCGTATTTTCACTCGTTTGGGTGCCAATGATGATATATTAACTGGGCAAAGTACTTTCTTTGTGGAGTTGAGCGAAACTGCAACTATACTTCAGCACGCAACACCAAACTCACTGGTTCTGGTGGATGAATTAG GACGAGGCACCTCAACTTACGACGGAACAGCAATTGCAGCTTCGGTTGTCGGCGCTCTGAAGGAACGGAAGTGTCGCACCCTATTTTCAACTCACTATCATGCCTTGGTAGAAGACTATAAATTGGACAAGAACGTTAGCTTGAGCCACATG GCGTGTATGGTAGAAACtgaggaggaagaagaggtTTCACAGGAAACAGTAACGTTTTTGTACAAACTGAGCAAAGGTGCATGTCCAAAGTCTTACGGTTTCAATGCAGCTCGTTTGGCTggaatttcatcaaaaatcaCTCTAAAAGCTCATGAGATAGCCAGCAAGTTGGAAAATGAAGTTAACCAGAGGCACTTCCTTGTTGCTCTATTTAAGGGCAAAAGTGACCTAAAAACCCTTCTTGCAGCTTTAAAGTAA
- the LOC124302963 gene encoding microtubule-associated protein Jupiter-like isoform X3, with protein sequence MWAGQDDTQRFKTRVLKPPGGGSSDIFGGAPEETSPRRIKNHNHSQLGSTMFGENSTHGSDTPRAKPGNDSYKRLFGPPDAPTTPSSKNHMRSNIPLSGEKSVPETSSQSNTSINGSSNGNIYGNGNDAYNSETAFRRKKRFRGLSCMPRNPVTGDGVDVMPLRRSARRSRDGNPVTGTGYTGNTENNSAPVQNGNGNVSEKVNGSSTGSASPPAPAGQPRTRVPPGGYSSGLW encoded by the exons GGTGTTGAAACCCCCAGGCGGCGGTAGCAGCGACATTTTTGGAGGAGCTCCGGAGGAGACGAGCCCTCGTCGTATCAAGAATCACAATCATTCGCAACTGGGATCAACGATGTTCGGAGAGAATAGTACCCACGGTTCAGATACGCCTCGCGCTAAGCCTGGTAATGACTCATACAAGCGTCTCTTTGGTCCCCCCGATGCCCCAACTACCCCAAGCTCAAAAAACCACATGCGAAGCAATATACCGCTCAGCGGTGAGAAATCGGTTCCCGAAACTTCCAGCCAGTCTAACACCTCGATCAACGGAAGTTCGAACGGCAATATCTATGGTAATGGCAACGATGCGTACAACAGTGAGACAG CTTTTAGGAGAAAGAAACGATTTC GAGGATTATCCTGCATGCCACGCAACCCGGTTACCGGAGACGGAGTTGACGTGATGCCCCTGAGGCGCAGCGCACGTAGGAGTAGAG ATGGCAACCCCGTAACTGGTACAGGATACACAGGAAACACAGAGAACAACAGCGCTCCGGTGCAAAATGGAAATGGCAATGTCTCTGAGAAAGTAAACGGATCATCTACTGGCTCAGCATCACCACCAGCCCCAGCAGGACAGCCACGTACTCGCGTGCCTCCAGGGGGCTATTCTTCAGGTCTCTGGTAG
- the LOC124302963 gene encoding microtubule-associated protein Jupiter-like isoform X2: MTSTGTFQGLKDGTRNSSKVLKPPGGGSSDIFGGAPEETSPRRIKNHNHSQLGSTMFGENSTHGSDTPRAKPGNDSYKRLFGPPDAPTTPSSKNHMRSNIPLSGEKSVPETSSQSNTSINGSSNGNIYGNGNDAYNSETAFRRKKRFRGLSCMPRNPVTGDGVDVMPLRRSARRSRDGNPVTGTGYTGNTENNSAPVQNGNGNVSEKVNGSSTGSASPPAPAGQPRTRVPPGGYSSGLW; encoded by the exons GGTGTTGAAACCCCCAGGCGGCGGTAGCAGCGACATTTTTGGAGGAGCTCCGGAGGAGACGAGCCCTCGTCGTATCAAGAATCACAATCATTCGCAACTGGGATCAACGATGTTCGGAGAGAATAGTACCCACGGTTCAGATACGCCTCGCGCTAAGCCTGGTAATGACTCATACAAGCGTCTCTTTGGTCCCCCCGATGCCCCAACTACCCCAAGCTCAAAAAACCACATGCGAAGCAATATACCGCTCAGCGGTGAGAAATCGGTTCCCGAAACTTCCAGCCAGTCTAACACCTCGATCAACGGAAGTTCGAACGGCAATATCTATGGTAATGGCAACGATGCGTACAACAGTGAGACAG CTTTTAGGAGAAAGAAACGATTTC GAGGATTATCCTGCATGCCACGCAACCCGGTTACCGGAGACGGAGTTGACGTGATGCCCCTGAGGCGCAGCGCACGTAGGAGTAGAG ATGGCAACCCCGTAACTGGTACAGGATACACAGGAAACACAGAGAACAACAGCGCTCCGGTGCAAAATGGAAATGGCAATGTCTCTGAGAAAGTAAACGGATCATCTACTGGCTCAGCATCACCACCAGCCCCAGCAGGACAGCCACGTACTCGCGTGCCTCCAGGGGGCTATTCTTCAGGTCTCTGGTAG
- the LOC124302963 gene encoding microtubule-associated protein Jupiter-like isoform X1: MATYAAYRHIELDNVGYGKKRVLKPPGGGSSDIFGGAPEETSPRRIKNHNHSQLGSTMFGENSTHGSDTPRAKPGNDSYKRLFGPPDAPTTPSSKNHMRSNIPLSGEKSVPETSSQSNTSINGSSNGNIYGNGNDAYNSETAFRRKKRFRGLSCMPRNPVTGDGVDVMPLRRSARRSRDGNPVTGTGYTGNTENNSAPVQNGNGNVSEKVNGSSTGSASPPAPAGQPRTRVPPGGYSSGLW, translated from the exons ATGGCCACTTATGCCGCCTACCGACACATCGAATTGGACAACGTTGGCTATGGAAAGAAGAG GGTGTTGAAACCCCCAGGCGGCGGTAGCAGCGACATTTTTGGAGGAGCTCCGGAGGAGACGAGCCCTCGTCGTATCAAGAATCACAATCATTCGCAACTGGGATCAACGATGTTCGGAGAGAATAGTACCCACGGTTCAGATACGCCTCGCGCTAAGCCTGGTAATGACTCATACAAGCGTCTCTTTGGTCCCCCCGATGCCCCAACTACCCCAAGCTCAAAAAACCACATGCGAAGCAATATACCGCTCAGCGGTGAGAAATCGGTTCCCGAAACTTCCAGCCAGTCTAACACCTCGATCAACGGAAGTTCGAACGGCAATATCTATGGTAATGGCAACGATGCGTACAACAGTGAGACAG CTTTTAGGAGAAAGAAACGATTTC GAGGATTATCCTGCATGCCACGCAACCCGGTTACCGGAGACGGAGTTGACGTGATGCCCCTGAGGCGCAGCGCACGTAGGAGTAGAG ATGGCAACCCCGTAACTGGTACAGGATACACAGGAAACACAGAGAACAACAGCGCTCCGGTGCAAAATGGAAATGGCAATGTCTCTGAGAAAGTAAACGGATCATCTACTGGCTCAGCATCACCACCAGCCCCAGCAGGACAGCCACGTACTCGCGTGCCTCCAGGGGGCTATTCTTCAGGTCTCTGGTAG
- the LOC124302963 gene encoding microtubule-associated protein Jupiter-like isoform X4: MATYAAYRHIELDNVGYGKKRVLKPPGGGSSDIFGGAPEETSPRRIKNHNHSQLGSTMFGENSTHGSDTPRAKPGNDSYKRLFGPPDAPTTPSSKNHMRSNIPLSGEKSVPETSSQSNTSINGSSNGNIYGNGNDAYNSETDGNPVTGTGYTGNTENNSAPVQNGNGNVSEKVNGSSTGSASPPAPAGQPRTRVPPGGYSSGLW; this comes from the exons ATGGCCACTTATGCCGCCTACCGACACATCGAATTGGACAACGTTGGCTATGGAAAGAAGAG GGTGTTGAAACCCCCAGGCGGCGGTAGCAGCGACATTTTTGGAGGAGCTCCGGAGGAGACGAGCCCTCGTCGTATCAAGAATCACAATCATTCGCAACTGGGATCAACGATGTTCGGAGAGAATAGTACCCACGGTTCAGATACGCCTCGCGCTAAGCCTGGTAATGACTCATACAAGCGTCTCTTTGGTCCCCCCGATGCCCCAACTACCCCAAGCTCAAAAAACCACATGCGAAGCAATATACCGCTCAGCGGTGAGAAATCGGTTCCCGAAACTTCCAGCCAGTCTAACACCTCGATCAACGGAAGTTCGAACGGCAATATCTATGGTAATGGCAACGATGCGTACAACAGTGAGACAG ATGGCAACCCCGTAACTGGTACAGGATACACAGGAAACACAGAGAACAACAGCGCTCCGGTGCAAAATGGAAATGGCAATGTCTCTGAGAAAGTAAACGGATCATCTACTGGCTCAGCATCACCACCAGCCCCAGCAGGACAGCCACGTACTCGCGTGCCTCCAGGGGGCTATTCTTCAGGTCTCTGGTAG